The uncultured Carboxylicivirga sp. genomic interval TTGAACAGGGTACTCCTCTCCTGAACCCGGAATTGTATAGATAGTGCGTACTACAACACCGTTGTTAATGTACTCGATCCATTCGTTCGGATTGTTTGATGCTGTATTATGCTGCGTTTCACAAATACTCAATCCATCGGCATACAATACTTCAGAACTGTTGTTGTATATCTCTATAAACTGATCTTTGTAATACGATTTCCCTTCAGGGGTGCGGCAACCTGCATAAAATATTTCTTTAAATACCCATCCTTCACTTGGGGCATTGTAGTATATATCAATATCCAGTTCGGCTAGTTCTCCAGCAATACTCTGGTTTTCGATTAAGCCTGAAAAGATAAGAGTTACCTCATTGTTTTCAATATTAACGATTTTTTCACCGTTGGCAATAATGTTATATACGCCTTCCTGAAGAGTAATATTTACTTTGCCATTAGCGTCACTGGTTGATTCGTAGTTTCTTCCGGTATTAATATTATTAAAAGTTACCGGTATTTCTTCTAATGATATATTAATATCATCATGTTGTAACTCAAGTGTTAATTCAACATTAGTAGTTGGTACCACATTATCCTCGCTACATCCTGTCCAGAACAAGATAGATAATGCTAAGAGTGCAAGTTTTACAGCTTTCATATGTTTATGTTTAAATTATAATTTAATATTTAGTTCTAATCCAAAATATGGAGTGGCAATTCGGGTTACTCTGCTACCCAGGTTATTGTAGTAATCGGGGTAATGGGTTAATAAATTATTGACGTACACCGATAGGTTGTAATTATCAGCAAACTTCTTGGTCATTCGTAAGTTCAGGTTGGCACCAAATGGCTCTTTTCTTGAATTGAAATAAGCTTCACTTTTTTCATCACCGAATTGCTTAAGTATTGCATCGGTTTTGTCTGCTTCGGTAAAAGGATATATATTGCCATTTACATCCATATAGGCTACGGGCCAACCATTATGATCGGAATATTTTCTTGTTTCAAACCAGACACATTCAATAAGGGTGGTAAACACCATGCCTAACTCTTTTATTTGTGTATCAAATTGGAAGTTGGTATTAAATCGCTGCCTTTCAACGTTTGAATTATCCCAGGTATAGATGCCTACATAAGGAAATGGTTGTCCGTTAATAATGGATGATGGTCGGAATAATCTGTCAAGGCTGTTGTTGTAAGTTGTATTAAACCAGGC includes:
- a CDS encoding DUF4876 domain-containing protein, producing MKAVKLALLALSILFWTGCSEDNVVPTTNVELTLELQHDDINISLEEIPVTFNNINTGRNYESTSDANGKVNITLQEGVYNIIANGEKIVNIENNEVTLIFSGLIENQSIAGELAELDIDIYYNAPSEGWVFKEIFYAGCRTPEGKSYYKDQFIEIYNNSSEVLYADGLSICETQHNTASNNPNEWIEYINNGVVVRTIYTIPGSGEEYPVQPGESLIISSQPIDHRTENANSIDLSGSDWQWYDEGTTDIDVPEVPNLIKNYSYSATFWLLHTGGHNSYVLFRAEDMDSFMETQYVQTENVAGKTIEGYLVPNEIILDAIETSRKDKFQSKALSSTLDLTHTYCDDTFSGVSVRRKVQRYVDDRAILMDTNNSDVDFIKNAALKPGEVE